A genomic window from Gossypium hirsutum isolate 1008001.06 chromosome D10, Gossypium_hirsutum_v2.1, whole genome shotgun sequence includes:
- the LOC121222568 gene encoding NAC domain-containing protein 83, with translation MSTVSPQLQIPVGFRFLPTKEEILCDYLQPFIKGDPIPAGVMEELDIYGENREPWNIFNQDSAEESFWVITKLKKKSKSRIERTAGDGCWLQQYIKEVKNSDGGEVIGYDKYFKYTRKKSQKSNGQWSMHEFSLKDQEALGLSDYVICEIKNKDAAVVSPDYEECEGEINKKKKRKLMEVPSTSTNHFAFVPLGNQSFDYMAPEAGGFSPSPPFTACLNQQPNPWTSAGVGGNLGVPDYNSHHLEEAREDVNANSFITLQELDNFLNSDWS, from the exons ATGTCAACTGTTAGCCCGCAGCTTCAGATTCCTGTAGGGTTTCGATTTCTTCCCACCAAAGAAGAAATCCTTTGCGATTACCTTCAACCATTCATCAAGGGCGACCCCATACCTGCTGGTGTGATGGAGGAGTTGGATATTTATGGAGAAAATCGCGAGCCTTGGAATATTTTCAACCAAGATTCGGCAGAAGAGTCTTTCTGGGTTATCACGAAGCTGAAGAAGAAGAGCAAATCAAGAATCGAAAGAACCGCGGGAGATGGATGTTGGCTCCAACAATATATCAAAGAAGTGAAGAACTCGGACGGCGGCGAAGTCATAGGGTATGATAAATACTTCAAGTACACCCGCAAGAAAAGCCAGAAATCAAATGGTCAATGGAGCATGCATGAGTTCTCCTTGAAAGACCAAGAAGCTCTTGGTTTGAGTGATTATGTTATCTGTGAGATTAAGAATAAGGATGCGGCTGTTGTGAGCCCGGATTACGAAGAATGTGAAGGAGAAATCAACAAGAAAAAGAAACGTAAGTTGATGGAGGTGCCGTCGACTTCAACAAATCATTTTGCTTTCGTGCCCCTGGGGAATCAGTCATTTGATTATATGGCTCCAGAAGCAGGAGGCTTCTCACCGTCACCACCCTTCACTGCATGTTTAAACCAACAACCAAACCCTTGGACGTCGGCAGGTGTTGGTGGCAATCTTGGAGTGCCTGATTATAATTCTCACCATCTG GAAGAAGCTCGTGAGGATGTCAACGCCAATAGTTTCATCACATTGCAAGAACTGGACAACTTTTTGAACTCCGATTGGAGTTGA